The genomic segment GAGTCGCTGCGCTTCCTCCACATAGCCACCCAAATCTCGGCCTGTCACATCGACGAACACAATGCCGGCCAGGGAGCCGTTTTCATCCCGAACCGCGGGAGGGCCGGTGATCATCGTGATCCGAGCCAGTTGGCCCAAAGGAATCTGAGCGCCATTGCGGGCTTGCACGAGCACGCGCCGCAGGGATTCAGGATTTTCCCGTAGTTCCCGCAGATAGCGCACGTTCACGGGATACCGTTCGCGGCCTTCGACCGTCTGCGTGATGTTCTTGCCTCCAATCGCCGTTTCGATGACATCTTCGACATCCTCTACTGTCAACCCATAGCGGGCTGCCTCCTCGCGATTGACGTGAAAGTCCAAGTAGTAGCCGCCGGTGACGCGCTCCGCATAGGCGCTGCGAGTCCCGAGAACGCCCTGCAGCAGCCCTTCGATTTCCAGGCCGATTCGCTCGATTTCACCGAGGTCCTGCCCAAGGACTTTGATGCCGAGATTGCTCCGGATCCCGGTAGCGAGCATCTCCGTCCGGGTCTGGATGGGCATCCACCAGATGTTGGGCATCCCAGGGAATTTGACGATCTTGTCCATCTCCGCAATCAGCGAGTCCCACGTCATGCCTGGCCGCCACTGCTCCTCCGGCTTGAGGGTCACCACGGTCTCGGCCATGCTCAAATGCGCCGGATCGGTCGGCGTCCTCGAGCGGCCGATTTTACCGAAGACATGCTCTACCTCCGGAAATTCCTTGAGCAACTGGTCTTGTCGCTGCAGCAACATGCCCGCCTGAGTCACCGAAATCCCTGGCAAGGCGGTCGGCATATAGAGAATGGTCCCTTCGTTGAGCGGTGGCATGAATTCGGATCCAAGCTTCCCATACAACGGTACGGAAGCCGCCACGGCCAGGATCGCGAGAACAACGACCAACCAGCGCGCACGCAAGGCGCCGGCCACCAGCGGCCGGTAGAGCCAAATCAGTATGCGGTTGATCGGATTCCTCTCCTCCGGTGCGATCCTTCCGCGGATCAGCCACACCATGAAGAGCGGTGCAAGGGTGATCGACACCAGCGCCGCGAACAACATCGCCGCGCTTTTCGTGAAGGCAAGCGGCCGGAAGAGGCGTCCCTCCTGAGCTTCCAGTGTGAAGACCGGCAGGAAGGAGATCGTGATGATGAGCAACGAAAAGAAGAGCGGCTTCCCGACCTCTTGGGCGGCGCGGATAATCACGCCGGTCCGAGAGCCGGATTGTCCGGCTCGGTCCCACTGTTCCAAACGCTTGTGGGCGTTCTCGATCATCACGATGACCGCATCCACCATGGCCCCGATAGCGATGGCGATGCCGGCCAGCGACATGATGTTCGAGCTGATCCCCAAATAGTACATGGCGAGAAACGAGAGCAGGATCGCGACCGGCAACGGCAGGATGGCGACGAGCGCAGAGCGAAGATGAAACAGAAACACCAGGCTGATGGCGCTCACCACGAGGCTGATCTCGATCAGCTTTTCCTTCAGGGTGGCAATGGCCCGGAGAATCAGTTCGGAGCGGTCGTACACCGGGATGATCTGAATCCCCTTCGGGACGGACGGGGCGATCTCCTTGAGCTTGGCCTTCACACGGTCGATCACCGCGAGCGCGTTCTCACCGTAGCGCATGACCACGATGCCACCCACCGTCTCCCCTTGGCCATCCAGCTCGGCGATGCCGCGACGCATATCGGGACCGACGGTCACATAGGCCACGTCTTGCACCATGATCGGGGTGCCCTGCCGGTCGGTCCCCAGCGGAACATGGCGGATGTCGTCCAGGGACCGGATATAGCCCCTCCCCCGCACCATATATTCCCGCTCGCTCGCTTCGATCACGCGCCCGCCGACGTCGTTGTTGCTGCGCCGGATGGCCTCGATGATTGTCTTGAGCGGGATGTGATAGCCCAAGAGCTTATTGGGATCGACCTGCACCTGATACTGCTTCACGAATCCGCCGATCGACGCCACCTCGGCCACTCCAGGCACGCTCTGGAGCCAGTAGCGCAGGTACCAATCCTGAAAACTTCGCAGCTCGGCGAGATCATGCTGGCCGGACTTATCCACCAGCGCGTATTGAAAGACCCAGCCGACCCCGGTCGCATCGGGACCCAAGGTAGGCGAGACGCCTTCGGGCAACTTTCCGGTCACACCCTGCATATATTCGACCACCCTGCTGCGGGCCCAGTACATGTCCGTTCCATCCTGGAAAATGACGTAGACAAATGACAGTCCCAGGAAGGACTGCCCGCGGACGGACTTGATCCTTGGCGCGCCCAGCATGGATGTGACAATGGGATAGGTGATCTGATCTTCGACCAGATCGGGGCTGCGGCCAGGCCATTCGGTAAACACAATCACCTGTACATCCGAGAGATCGGGGATGGCATCCAGCGGAGTGTGAGAGACCGCCCAAAGCCCCCACGCCATCAGAAAGAGCGTTGCCAGGAAAACCAAGAACGTATTCCGGGCGCTCCACTCAATGACACGGTTGATCATCCCGTCTTCCTTTGACCATCCTCAACAGCTATCTAATTTTCCCAATCCTTATGGTCGTCACCGAGAACACGAAATAGCCATGAAGCTCGACGCTCCTCTTGAGCGATCAGGATCGACTCATCTCTCGATGCGATGCGGCCAGGTTCTCCGCTTGTGTCGCTGCGTTCGTATACATAACTGCGAGATTGTTGCACTCCTGAACAAAATCAAACTTGGGCGGGTGGGTCATCAGCTTGCGTCCTCGTTCCCGATCCTTTCGGTATTCCTCGATCATGACTTCCATGTCCTTTGCTTTTTGCCGGAGGTTCGCTGCCTCCTTCTCATACCAGACAGCCAGAGCCGCATGATCATTCTTCGCCACCAACTCTTGAGGAGGAGGAGCGACGATCGTGCACCCCACCACGCCAACCATGATCAGCAAAACCAGTAACGTTTTCATCAGTCACCTTCCCCTGTTCATCAAGAACAGCGTAAGAGGTTGCGCCCATACTTGATCCCATGTGAGGTCATTGCTACACTTCTCCCGGTTCCCATCCTCCAGACCCTGGCGCCAATCTGGTCTCTCGCAGTGATTATTCTTCGCCCTGCTGCCAGCTCATGATCTGCGCTTGTTCTTCATGTCGGGCGGGCGGCTCCTGCAGTTCCTTCTTGTCTACATCCCCGACATGCCGGACATCCCACCGCCGCCGGCCGTCACCGAAAATGTTTCTTTAATCTCAGGTTGGCCAACGCGTTGAACAGTCACAGTAAGGTCCCATTGGCCAGCCATGCCGAGGTTCGCTTGGGTCTCGTACACGCCATCTTTCCCGAGCGCCATGGGAATGGTGGCCGGTATCATGCCCGGCATCGGCATGGTGTAGGTGAGCAGCACCTTCGCAGTGGATACCAGTTTTCCGCCCTCGTCTGTCAGTTTCAGCCGGATCTGGTTCTCTCCGCTCCGCGGCGGCGCGGGCTCTGTCGAGAGCACCAGCGTGAGCCCGCCGGTCTTCTTTTCCAGTTTGGCCCCGGCAGCGGGCTTGGCCTCTTGCGCCGTTGGTGTCCCCATCTCCATGCCACCCATCTCCATCTTGCCCATCTGGGCCTGCTCCATCCTGATGCCGCCCATGCCCAAGGCGCCCATCATGTTCGTGGCGGCCATCAGCTTGCTTTCCGAGTCAATGAGGAAATTACCCGAGGTCACCACGCGGTCTCCCTCTGCGACCCCTTCGCGGACTTCATAATAGGACCCGATCTTCGGGCCGAGCTTGACTGTGCGCGGCTCAAACAGTCCTTCTCCCCGGACAACAAAGACGAGGGTCCGCGTGCCGGAATCAAGCACGGCCTGCTCCGGGATCGCTACTTTGCTGCCCCGATTCACGTTGATGAGGACATCCCCATACATGTCCGGCTTGATCCGGATGTCCGGGTTCGGCAGGTCCAGACGCACCTTGACGGTCCTCGCCTCCTTGTTCAGGTAGGGATAGATGTACGAGACCCGGCCGTGAAACTGTTCCCCAGGATAGGAGGCGAACGCCACGGTGGCTGGCTGTCCCATCTGCACAAACGGCACCTCATA from the Blastocatellia bacterium genome contains:
- a CDS encoding CusA/CzcA family heavy metal efflux RND transporter; the encoded protein is MINRVIEWSARNTFLVFLATLFLMAWGLWAVSHTPLDAIPDLSDVQVIVFTEWPGRSPDLVEDQITYPIVTSMLGAPRIKSVRGQSFLGLSFVYVIFQDGTDMYWARSRVVEYMQGVTGKLPEGVSPTLGPDATGVGWVFQYALVDKSGQHDLAELRSFQDWYLRYWLQSVPGVAEVASIGGFVKQYQVQVDPNKLLGYHIPLKTIIEAIRRSNNDVGGRVIEASEREYMVRGRGYIRSLDDIRHVPLGTDRQGTPIMVQDVAYVTVGPDMRRGIAELDGQGETVGGIVVMRYGENALAVIDRVKAKLKEIAPSVPKGIQIIPVYDRSELILRAIATLKEKLIEISLVVSAISLVFLFHLRSALVAILPLPVAILLSFLAMYYLGISSNIMSLAGIAIAIGAMVDAVIVMIENAHKRLEQWDRAGQSGSRTGVIIRAAQEVGKPLFFSLLIITISFLPVFTLEAQEGRLFRPLAFTKSAAMLFAALVSITLAPLFMVWLIRGRIAPEERNPINRILIWLYRPLVAGALRARWLVVVLAILAVAASVPLYGKLGSEFMPPLNEGTILYMPTALPGISVTQAGMLLQRQDQLLKEFPEVEHVFGKIGRSRTPTDPAHLSMAETVVTLKPEEQWRPGMTWDSLIAEMDKIVKFPGMPNIWWMPIQTRTEMLATGIRSNLGIKVLGQDLGEIERIGLEIEGLLQGVLGTRSAYAERVTGGYYLDFHVNREEAARYGLTVEDVEDVIETAIGGKNITQTVEGRERYPVNVRYLRELRENPESLRRVLVQARNGAQIPLGQLARITMITGPPAVRDENGSLAGIVFVDVTGRDLGGYVEEAQRLIRERVALPAGYSLAWGGQFQYLERAKARLKVVVPLTIFLIFVLLYLNFRSVARSLIVLLSVPFSLIGAIWYLSYLQYHLSVAVWVGLIALAGVAAETGVVMIIFLDEAYERWQREGHLRSMSDLREAIIEGAVQRVRPKMMTASAILIGLLPIMWSHGTGADVMKRIAAPMIGGMISSTILTLLVIPAVYALWRSRSVPPSERPLLTNAGLALEEQESTSIKAPR
- a CDS encoding efflux RND transporter periplasmic adaptor subunit produces the protein EQRIAYVNLRISGWVEELFVDYTGQVVRKGQPLFTLYSPDLVATQDEYLLALRARDKVKDSPIPEVRQQADQMVEAAHDRLRLWTLTDDQISELARRGKAQTYVTIHSPIRGYVIDKKVFKGMFVQPEMALYTIADLSTVWINAEIYEYEVPFVQMGQPATVAFASYPGEQFHGRVSYIYPYLNKEARTVKVRLDLPNPDIRIKPDMYGDVLINVNRGSKVAIPEQAVLDSGTRTLVFVVRGEGLFEPRTVKLGPKIGSYYEVREGVAEGDRVVTSGNFLIDSESKLMAATNMMGALGMGGIRMEQAQMGKMEMGGMEMGTPTAQEAKPAAGAKLEKKTGGLTLVLSTEPAPPRSGENQIRLKLTDEGGKLVSTAKVLLTYTMPMPGMIPATIPMALGKDGVYETQANLGMAGQWDLTVTVQRVGQPEIKETFSVTAGGGGMSGMSGM